In Pseudonocardia sp. DSM 110487, the sequence TCCTGGTCGCCGCTTCCAGATCGCCTCCCACTGCGACCAGTGGCCTCGGCTGGGTGGGGTCCGATGCGTGGTGTGCAGTCGCGGGGCGAGCAGTTCGGTGAACCGGCCTGCAACCAGGGCGCTGAGCTCGGCAGCGGTGAAGAAGTGGATGTCCAGTCCCGCCTTGGGCCCGGCTTCGTAGCGGATGGTGTAGCCGCCGTCGACGGCCTCCTCGATCCGATCGTGGTCGTACTCGATATCGGTGTCGGTGGCGTTGACCCGCACGCAAAGCAGGCCGCCGGCAACGACGCGCTCCGCGGCGGCCAGCAGGTGCTGATGCGCCAGACGGCGGGCGCCATGCTGGAAAACCTGGATACCGATGACCAGCTCGTAACGGGCTCGGGCCGGAAGCGCAGCGAGGTCGCCGACGATCAGCTTGTCGGCTCGGTCGGGTCGTCGCCGGCGGAGCTGGCTGATCGCCTCGGTGGAGACGTCCAGGCCGGTGAGGTCCAGGCCTGCATCGAGCATTGGCAGCAGGTTGCGCCCGTTGCCGCAGCCGATGTAAACGCCGCTGGCTAGCCGTTCGCTCGTGGCGGTGGCGAGGATGTCGTCGACGAAGTCGACCGGTGGTTCGTCGCGGTATCGACCGTGGGTGTGCTCGGCGTCCCAGGCAGAGGCTGCGTTACCGATCATCGTGTCGATCGTATTCGGTCGCGTCAGGGAGAGAGCGATCATGTTCACGCGGCATCGCCGATGCCCAGTTCCTCAGTCGCTCAGCGCTGCCGCAGCCGCTCCAGCCACCCATGGCCAGGATCCTGCCGCTCGATCGCGGCCCGGAGCCAGTTCCGCTCGGGCAGGCCGAGGACGGGGAGCGCGGTGTCGAAGTCGATGAGGTCCTTCGGGCGAGGCGACCCGGCCTTGTAGTACAGCTGCACCTGAGGCGCGAGATACGGGATACCAACCGCTGTGTGGCGGACAGCGAGGCCAAGCGGCAGGCGGACGCCTGGATCGCGCCGGGAGACCCAGTCCATCCCGTCGGATTCGTCGATCATGAGCTGGATCCGCCACAGTGCGGCAGCGTTGGGGCGGCACCACACGTCGTGCACCTCCCGCGGGAGGACTTCGCCGCACACCCATGGCCGCAAGGTCCCCGGCGGGTCGGCGGCCCACAGCTCCCAACCGAGAAGAACGGCATGGGCGGCAACGTGGTCGGTGCGTAGCACGCCGATGTCGATATCCGCGTGATCACGAATCGGACGGCCCACCGCCAGCTCGATCGCCACCCCGCCCGCCACCCACCACGGCCCGGGATGCCGCGCGAATGCCGCAGCGACCTCCTCGACACTCGCCGGCTCCCACCGGCTCAGATCCGCGCCCATCGGAATCAGACTGCCCGACTCGGGAATCATCGGCGTTGGGGGCTGACAGCTGCACGTGGCGTGGCGCTCGTAACTCGACCAGCTGTCCTCGGACGTGTTCGGTGCTGCGACGAATATCAACCCTGGCGCGGGTCCCGCTGTCGCGGATGGATGATCCGCGGCCGCGCTGGGCTGTGGCGGTGTTCAGTCCAGCTGGACAAACGGCACCCGTGGATATGGCACGCGGGTGGCCAACGGACACGCCGCCTCAGCCGCTGCGAGCCGGACACCACCGGACACACGAGAACGGCCCCCGACCCGCGTTTCCGCATGTCGGGGGCCATCTACCCGGGTGTGGCAGGTGAAGGATTCGAACCTTCGTAGGCTAAGCCGACGGATTTACAGTGGAGCCCCGACCTGACGTCCGCATCCGTCCTCACCTGCGCGAACAGGTCATGGCAGGCCCGCCAACGCACCCGCTTTGCCGCACATTTGCCGCGAACGGCGCAGTGGTGGCCAGTTTGGAAGTCAAGGGAGGCGCCGCCACGCTTGACCTACACAGAGGCCGCGCCGTGGTCAGGCGGGTCCTACGACCCGTTGTTCGCCGTGAGCGTCAGCGGCCCCACGGTCGGTCGTAGGGGACCGCTCAGGCGCCCCTGTGGTGGCCGTAGGCGCACGAACGGACAGGCGCCAGGTCAGATCCCACCCGTGGCAGGTCGGCCGATTCGGTGTCTCGAGGAGTTCGTAGCCGCCGTACGGGAGGCGGCTACCGGGCGCGAAGACCTGTCCGCTGCCCCTCCCCCGCATTGGCGGCGTGCCGGGCGCTGACGAACGCGAGCGGGAGCGCGTCCCGCGTAGTCACCGCATCTGTGGCTTGCAGTCCTTGGTCCACTACTGTCTGCTGACAGATCGTCCGCTCATCGCCGACCGCCTGGAGCATGTACCTGTGATCGACATGACAAGCTGGCCGGAGCTTGAGGTGGACGTACTGGACGACGTTGAGTTGGACCCCAATAACATTCGCCTCGAAATGCCAGTCAGTGCGCCACAAGTCGATATAATGCGCGACATATTCGTGAACGGCGATGCCCTTTCGCTGGTCGAAGCAATCGTCAAGGTTGGGTATCTAACGCACGAAACGCCGATCATCGTTCAGCGCGATGGGAGAAACGTCGTCGTCGAAGGCAACCGGCGACTCGCTGCACTCAAGGCGATTCAAAACCCGTACCTCGTTTCAGAATATCAGTCCCGAATAACTGCCCTCGTCAAGGAATTCGACGGACGAGATGGCCTACGCAAGATTCAGGTAAAGCTGGCACCCGATCAGGAACAGGCGAATCAAGTAATCGCCGCGATTCACACCAGCAACATTCGCCTCCGATGGCCCCCCGCACGACAGGCTGCCTTCTTTCAGGCACAGGTGGATGCCGGAAAGACGCTGCCACAGCTGCTTGTCGAATACCCACTCTCGTCCGTTCGGCGGTTTGTCAGATCCAGCCAGCTACTGAACAAGTTCAAGTCAGTTCCATACTCCGACCCAGAGCTTCGAGACTTCTTCAATACCAAGAAGTTCATACCGACCACTCTGTCTCGAATCTACGAGTCAGCCGAGTTTACCCGCGTCCTCGGAATCGAGATGCGACCAAACGGCAGCATCAAGATGAACGTGTCCGACACACGCTTCAATAGGATTGCAACTTTCATTATTAGCGGAATGAATTCGGGCGAATTTACATCGCGGACCTTGCCGAAAACATCCGCGCAGGCGTTCCAAAACTTGATCGCTGAGATCGAGCGGATCGCCTCAGCTCCCTCGGGAAGATCTCCAAGTTCTTCGTCCGCGGCAACCAGTGCAGGAGGAGGGACAGGCAACAGTCGACAGCCAGGAACCAGTCAGGCAGGCAGCGGCAGCAATCCCAGCCAGACCGGAGGTGCGGCGGGCGGGACTGCGGCGGGAGGAGCCAACGCACCAAACGCCGGTGGACCCGCAGCTCAACCACCGCAAGGGAGTGCAGGACAGCAGCAGCCTGCGAGCCAACCCCGACGTCACACCTCCATACGCCTTGACTCTCACAGCCTTGTCGTCCCACCGACGTTTCCACCAGCTATCGAGAAGATCTATACTGAGCTGATTACAATCCACGTGCAGAATTATCCGAACGCAACGATGGACCTTCTTCGAACTTTTCTTGAGAAAGTCATCAAAGCGTACGCACGAGGGAACCAGCACACTATAATTCCACAGCATGGCGGCTACGTCCAGCTTGGCGACTGCTTGACGTGGCTTAACAATCACGTTCAGTCGCTGCCCAATCATAGCGGCCTCTCGTCGTTGATAAATCGAATACAGTCCCGCAACGTAAAGCAGTACCCCACCAGCGCGGCCTACTTGAACGACATAAACCACAACCCCGACATCTTCGCAACGCCGCAAGACGCACATGAACTTTGGGAAGCGATGGTCAGCCTGATGCAGTTGATGCTCAAATGAAGATGAGCGGTGAACGCATCCATCCGGCAATGAAGCGACCGCGTCTGTCACCTCTTAGGTACCCCGGTGGCAAGGGTGGGCTATACGGGCGCCTACGGGAACTGATCCGGCTCAACTCCATCACGAAGGGAACCTACATCGAACCGTATGCTGGCGGCGCAGGCGCAGCCATTGGCCTATTGATAACCGGTGAGGTCAAATCGATCCACATCAACGACCTAGACCCCGCCGTCTTCGCCTTTTGGACTGCGTGCGTAACGCGGAATGTAGAATTCATCGCCAAACTTCGTACAGTTCCCGTGTCTGTTGACGAATGGCGCCGACAAAGAGAGATCTACGATCTGGGCAGGAAAGCAGATCTCTTCGATCTCGGCTTCGCCACTTTCTATCTGAACCGCACCAATCGATCAGGGGTTCTGAACGGCGGCCCGATCGGCGGACACGACCAGAGCGGGCCATACAAGATCGACGCCAGATTCAATCGCGACACGCTGTCCGAGCGCATGCGACTTATCGGACTGTACTCAAGTAAGATATCCGTAACAAATGACGACGGCATGGCGATAATTAACAGGTACATTGATAACACTGATGCGTTCATCTATGCGGACCCGCCCTACTTCTTGAAGGCTGGATCGCTGTATATGAACTCATTCAAGGCAGAGGACCACGCTGCCCTCGCGGCTTGTCTGAACTCTGCTGCGGATGCACGGTGGGTTCTCACATACGACAACGTCTCTCAGGTTGCCGAACTCTACAAGGATCGACGTCGCGAGGAGATCGGCGTGCACTACTCTGCCCGCAACGTCACTAAAGCCAAGGAAGTGATGGTCTACTCGGACTCTCTGGAAGTTGATCGTCCTACCCTATTTGACCTTGTGGAAGCGGTTGACTGACGCCGCCTCAGTGTATGGCTACGTCGGCCGTTTCGATCTGGAGGCCGGACTTTCCTGCGGAGAGCCAACCGAGCCGTGGCGTCGTGGATGCCGGGGCGAGTGGGGCCCTTGACCGCGCTGCACCTCGCCGAGGGCAGCTGTATTCACCTCGCCTCCTGGCACGCGGCTTGCCCGTGACCGTGTCGTACCGAGGCTAATCGCACACCGCCCACAGGCTCGACTCGTCGCCACTGACCGCCGGAGGCCTGGCCCCTACCTCAGCAAGAGTTCTCGGCTGTCGAACGCCCTCCGCAGGATGCAGGCGCCCGGTGAGGCGACCGGCTCATCACGCAGGAGGCGAGCCACGTTCTCGCCGTTAAATCGGAGCCCGTCGGTCACGTTCACAACGTCCGACGAACTCACGAGCGATCCCTCGGAGTTCACCGAAACAGCATCGCCGAACAGCTCGTCGAACGCATCGTCATCGAACACCACGACGGTGAGAATCGTCGCCGTGAGCGTCAGCGTGTCTAGCCCGATCCCCAGGCAGTAGGGCGACACGCGGCCGTCCCGACGCGCCCGTTCAAGGCTTTTATAGAGCGGCCAATCCTCATACACCAACGGCTCCCCCGAACTGCCGTCGCGCTCCGGCTCACCCAGGATTTCCTCGCTGTACTCGCGGACCATGCTGCGCCACAGACTGAAGTCGTTTTCGCGGTCATGTGTGGAGATGGTGGAGGGCTGGAACTCGCCGGCCGGGATGAGGCCGTAGATCCCGGCCGATGTGGCAACTTTCGCCGGATCGCGCCAGTGCAGGAGGAACGTTGCCTCCCCGGTCTTCCGATTCCTACGCAGCGTGAGCGTCTCGATGGCCGGGATGATGTAGCGACGTTCCATGTCGAATGGGTCACCAATGAGCGCCCGCAGCGGAAGTGAATCCCAATCGAGGCGCTTACTGCCGGCGGCGTGCGCCATCGCCGCCTCGTGTGCGATGGCCTCCGCAAGATCCAGCTTGTCGAAGTACGCAGCCAGGCCGAACCTCATATGCGGATCATTTCGCAAGTCGACTTCGAGTAGCCGGTAGCTGGTCCGGTTCTCGAACAGCTTCGGCGGATCCAGGTAGCGCACTGCTGAGGTGTAGCGCGGAAAGGATTTCCCTGGCGCCCGGAGTGGCAGCGTCGCTGCGGCCTCCGGCTCGCTCCCCGTGATGCTGACCGGCGGCGGGTTATCCAGCCAGTCCAAGCGGATCTCGTCGAGTGGGATCGGCGCTGCCGGCGTCCACTGCGGAAGCGCCAGGAACGTCAGATCGCCGACGCGGACGTCGGGCCGATAGAGGCCGGCCGTTGCCTGGGCCAGCTCCCGGCGCGACCGGTTGAGCGCGCGCCTCGTCCGGCGCCACTTCTCCTGGCTCACGGCCACCGGGTCGACATCACCGACCAGTCGCGAGCCAGACGGATCAGCGACCGGGCGTAGCAGCTCATCCGAGAGGCCGAGGCGGGCGGGCGGGACGTTGAGCTGCTGGGCGATCCGCAACAGCATCTCGATGTCGGTCACTCGACGCTTCCCGGTCTCGATCTTCGAGACGTAGGACTGATCCAAGTGCAGCAGTTGAGCCAGATCAGCCTGATTGATCTTGTTCACACGGCGGTACTCGCGCAGGACTTCGCCGAGCAGGTCAGTGTTCAGCTCCAGCTCCGATGGCGCAGGGGATGACAACCACGGCTCGTCTGGCACGAGATTTTTCCGCCTTTCTCTCGGGTGCCGGCCCCGCGGACACGGGTTCCGACCAGTGCATATGCCCAGCAGTCCTACCAGGCAAACGGGCAGGCCAGAGGGTCCTTGGACTCGATCGTTCGCAGGCTCGAATCTCGAATCATGACACCGAGAGATGCACTACGAATCCGAGTCAGGACCGGGGGCGGGCGCCCGGTCGAGCAGCTCGCCGAGCGTCCGCTCCACATCGCCGAGCACGGTCCGCGCCCGGCGCACCTGGTCCCGCAGCGCGGCCAGTTCGAGCCGATCTGCAGCAGTCGCCCGCAGGGCGTCAGTCGGCTCGTCGGCGACGAACGCCCCACTGCTCGGCCGAACTACAGCCCGGCCGGAGGCAGCAAGCAGCCGGACGGCCGCCTGGGCGGTGTTCACGGCGATGTCGTGGTCGGTCGCGATCTGCCGGTACGAGGGCAGGCGCTCCCCCGGGCCGTAGACGCCGGCATCGATGTCTCGTGCAAGCCGCTCGGCAACGCGCTGGCTCGCGTGCCGGGGCTCAGCTTCGTCGGGATCGGGCGCAGCCATGCCGATGAGCCTACCCGCCGTCTCAAGACGGGTGTTGACGTTGCGACGGTCGACGCTTACCGTCGCAATATGGATCGCCGTATTAAGACAGATCGGAGTGTTGTTGAGATGGATCGCGACGACGTCGCTGGGCTCGATGACTGCACAGCGCCGCTGGACGACGAGCAGCGCGAGTCCCTTCACGACTTCTGGGAGCAAGTGATCCGCGAGGAGCTCGTGCCGCCGGTGCGGCGAGCCCCTCGCGAGGTGTCACTGGCCGAGCTGGACGAGCGCCGGGAGCGCCGTGCAGCGCGTCGGGCGGTAGCCCAGATCGCGGCGGCCAGCCGTGTGACGCGCCTGCGCCGTTCGACGCCGGCAACACGCTCTGCCGAATTCGGACCGGGGGAGGCGGCGTGAGCGCCCCGCGCCCGGCGCCGCGCTCCGCGGTGCGGTTGTGGGACGGCCGAATGTGGCCGTGCGCGGGCCGGTACGCCGGGGTGCCGGTGTTCCGCTACGGGTGGGCGCCGTCCGGGCTGTTCACGGTGCGACAACTGGCCGCGCTGGGGTTGCGCCCGGCAGGTCAGGACGTGGCGGGGTGGCTGGTGTGGGGGCCGGCGAACCGGCCCCGCTGGGCCTACCTGTTCCGGCTGGATCTGGCCGCGCCGAAGCGCCCGATGACTCGGGCGCGGTGGGTGGCGATCGAGCGGTGCAACGCCGCGCAGCGCATCTGCCCATCGTGCGGGGAGGACGCCGGCTACCGCATCCCGCGCTCGCTCGGGGAGTGCACCGAGTGCGCCGAGTCCACCCGCGGCCCGCGCTACGCCGCCGATGGCGAGGAGTGGGCGGCGTGAACGCCTGGCTGATGTGCGCCTGCGAGCGCACGATCCCGACCCACATCGACGCCGACCCGGACCCCGCTGGCGGTCCCGGGTGCGGGATGGCCTGGCGAACCCGCGAGGCCAGCAACGAGATCGAGGAATTGCACGTCACCGAGGTCCAGCCCGGCGGTCACCTCCGCCAAGACGCGTCCGCCGGGCTGGTTCTCCCCAACCACCAGAACAGCAGTGAGGAGAACGCGATGGTATGGCCGATCCCGGCGGCCGGCACCGTGGTGCCGCCCGCGGTAGGCAACGGGGGTGGTCAGTCATGACCACCCAGCAGGTGGCAGTTGGGCTGCTCGTGCTCGCCGGGCTGGCCATGGCCTCGATCTGGACCTCCGGCGCCCGCGCCGGACGCAACTCCGAGCGGGCGGTACGTGAGGTCACCCGGATGACCGGCACCGCCGGACGGACGCTGGCCGCGGCCGCGGTCATCGTCGGCACGCAGTGGGCCGTGGTCGCGCTGACCAGCAACGCGATCGCGATCGGGGTCGCGCTCGGGCTGCCAGCCCTGTTCGCCGGCACCACGATCGCCCGGCTGCTCGCGGTCACCACCGTGGTCCGCACCCTCCCGCGAGGGGGTGCCCGGCGATGAGCAACCTCGACATGGCAGGCGCGGTGTCGTTCGCGGTGGTGCTGCCAGCATTGCTGGTGGCCCATCAGGTGGCCGATCACTGGGTGCAGACCGACCACCAGGCCGGGCACAAGGGCCTGCCCGGGTGGGCGGGTCGGTGGGCGTGCGGCAAGCACGTCGCCACCTACACCGTCGTGACCACGCTCGCGGTGCTCGGCGTGTGGGCGATGTTCGCCCTGCCACTGGGCTGGGGCGGCGTGCTGGTCGGGCAGTTGGTGTCGGCGGTGACGCACTACTGGGCTGACCGGCGCACGAC encodes:
- a CDS encoding bifunctional 2-polyprenyl-6-hydroxyphenol methylase/3-demethylubiquinol 3-O-methyltransferase UbiG, with product MIALSLTRPNTIDTMIGNAASAWDAEHTHGRYRDEPPVDFVDDILATATSERLASGVYIGCGNGRNLLPMLDAGLDLTGLDVSTEAISQLRRRRPDRADKLIVGDLAALPARARYELVIGIQVFQHGARRLAHQHLLAAAERVVAGGLLCVRVNATDTDIEYDHDRIEEAVDGGYTIRYEAGPKAGLDIHFFTAAELSALVAGRFTELLAPRLHTTHRTPPSRGHWSQWEAIWKRRPGP
- a CDS encoding amino acid transporter, which encodes MGADLSRWEPASVEEVAAAFARHPGPWWVAGGVAIELAVGRPIRDHADIDIGVLRTDHVAAHAVLLGWELWAADPPGTLRPWVCGEVLPREVHDVWCRPNAAALWRIQLMIDESDGMDWVSRRDPGVRLPLGLAVRHTAVGIPYLAPQVQLYYKAGSPRPKDLIDFDTALPVLGLPERNWLRAAIERQDPGHGWLERLRQR
- a CDS encoding ParB/Srx family N-terminal domain-containing protein; amino-acid sequence: MIDMTSWPELEVDVLDDVELDPNNIRLEMPVSAPQVDIMRDIFVNGDALSLVEAIVKVGYLTHETPIIVQRDGRNVVVEGNRRLAALKAIQNPYLVSEYQSRITALVKEFDGRDGLRKIQVKLAPDQEQANQVIAAIHTSNIRLRWPPARQAAFFQAQVDAGKTLPQLLVEYPLSSVRRFVRSSQLLNKFKSVPYSDPELRDFFNTKKFIPTTLSRIYESAEFTRVLGIEMRPNGSIKMNVSDTRFNRIATFIISGMNSGEFTSRTLPKTSAQAFQNLIAEIERIASAPSGRSPSSSSAATSAGGGTGNSRQPGTSQAGSGSNPSQTGGAAGGTAAGGANAPNAGGPAAQPPQGSAGQQQPASQPRRHTSIRLDSHSLVVPPTFPPAIEKIYTELITIHVQNYPNATMDLLRTFLEKVIKAYARGNQHTIIPQHGGYVQLGDCLTWLNNHVQSLPNHSGLSSLINRIQSRNVKQYPTSAAYLNDINHNPDIFATPQDAHELWEAMVSLMQLMLK
- a CDS encoding DNA adenine methylase, with amino-acid sequence MKMSGERIHPAMKRPRLSPLRYPGGKGGLYGRLRELIRLNSITKGTYIEPYAGGAGAAIGLLITGEVKSIHINDLDPAVFAFWTACVTRNVEFIAKLRTVPVSVDEWRRQREIYDLGRKADLFDLGFATFYLNRTNRSGVLNGGPIGGHDQSGPYKIDARFNRDTLSERMRLIGLYSSKISVTNDDGMAIINRYIDNTDAFIYADPPYFLKAGSLYMNSFKAEDHAALAACLNSAADARWVLTYDNVSQVAELYKDRRREEIGVHYSARNVTKAKEVMVYSDSLEVDRPTLFDLVEAVD
- a CDS encoding helix-turn-helix domain-containing protein, whose translation is MPDEPWLSSPAPSELELNTDLLGEVLREYRRVNKINQADLAQLLHLDQSYVSKIETGKRRVTDIEMLLRIAQQLNVPPARLGLSDELLRPVADPSGSRLVGDVDPVAVSQEKWRRTRRALNRSRRELAQATAGLYRPDVRVGDLTFLALPQWTPAAPIPLDEIRLDWLDNPPPVSITGSEPEAAATLPLRAPGKSFPRYTSAVRYLDPPKLFENRTSYRLLEVDLRNDPHMRFGLAAYFDKLDLAEAIAHEAAMAHAAGSKRLDWDSLPLRALIGDPFDMERRYIIPAIETLTLRRNRKTGEATFLLHWRDPAKVATSAGIYGLIPAGEFQPSTISTHDRENDFSLWRSMVREYSEEILGEPERDGSSGEPLVYEDWPLYKSLERARRDGRVSPYCLGIGLDTLTLTATILTVVVFDDDAFDELFGDAVSVNSEGSLVSSSDVVNVTDGLRFNGENVARLLRDEPVASPGACILRRAFDSRELLLR
- a CDS encoding GntR family transcriptional regulator, with translation MKGLALLVVQRRCAVIEPSDVVAIHLNNTPICLNTAIHIATVSVDRRNVNTRLETAGRLIGMAAPDPDEAEPRHASQRVAERLARDIDAGVYGPGERLPSYRQIATDHDIAVNTAQAAVRLLAASGRAVVRPSSGAFVADEPTDALRATAADRLELAALRDQVRRARTVLGDVERTLGELLDRAPAPGPDSDS
- a CDS encoding RRQRL motif-containing zinc-binding protein, producing the protein MSAPRPAPRSAVRLWDGRMWPCAGRYAGVPVFRYGWAPSGLFTVRQLAALGLRPAGQDVAGWLVWGPANRPRWAYLFRLDLAAPKRPMTRARWVAIERCNAAQRICPSCGEDAGYRIPRSLGECTECAESTRGPRYAADGEEWAA
- a CDS encoding DUF3307 domain-containing protein; the protein is MSNLDMAGAVSFAVVLPALLVAHQVADHWVQTDHQAGHKGLPGWAGRWACGKHVATYTVVTTLAVLGVWAMFALPLGWGGVLVGQLVSAVTHYWADRRTTLAALAEASGSGAFYRLGAPRAGRDDNPSLGTGAYALDQSWHWLWLGVAAAATALIGGGAS